A portion of the Calothrix sp. 336/3 genome contains these proteins:
- the ubiE gene encoding bifunctional demethylmenaquinone methyltransferase/2-methoxy-6-polyprenyl-1,4-benzoquinol methylase UbiE, protein MTQEIRDIFDRIAPVYDQLNDWLSLGMHRVWKEMTVKWSNVQPGDTCLDLCCGSGDITLRLARRAGKQGHVYGVDFSCQLLAVARERSRQMSGLSPITWVEGDVLDLPFEDNYFDGATMGYGLRNVTNIPRSLQELYRVLKPGAKAAILDFHRPNNPLASTFQQWYLDKLVVPIAEQMGLKAEYAYISPSLDRFPSGGEQVQIAQEIGFAQATHYPIANGMMGVLVLTKA, encoded by the coding sequence ATGACTCAGGAAATTCGTGATATCTTTGACCGCATTGCCCCTGTTTATGACCAATTGAATGATTGGTTAAGCTTGGGAATGCATCGTGTCTGGAAGGAAATGACAGTCAAGTGGAGCAATGTCCAACCAGGTGATACTTGTCTGGATTTGTGTTGCGGTAGCGGTGACATTACCCTGAGATTAGCTCGTCGGGCAGGTAAACAAGGTCATGTCTATGGTGTTGATTTTTCCTGCCAACTCCTAGCAGTGGCTAGGGAACGAAGTCGGCAAATGTCTGGTTTATCTCCCATTACTTGGGTAGAAGGAGACGTTTTAGATTTACCCTTTGAGGATAATTATTTCGATGGAGCAACCATGGGTTATGGTTTACGCAACGTCACCAATATCCCCCGAAGTTTACAAGAGTTGTATAGAGTACTGAAACCAGGAGCAAAAGCCGCTATTCTAGATTTTCATCGTCCCAACAACCCTTTAGCTAGTACCTTTCAACAATGGTATTTAGATAAATTGGTAGTACCGATTGCCGAGCAAATGGGTTTAAAGGCAGAATACGCTTATATTTCCCCCAGTTTAGACCGTTTCCCTAGTGGGGGTGAGCAAGTGCAAATTGCCCAAGAAATTGGTTTTGCCCAAGCCACACACTACCCCATTGCGAACGGTATGATGGGAGTGCTGGTACTTACAAAGGCTTAA
- a CDS encoding RuBisCO accumulation factor 1, with protein sequence MTDLPLNPENSYAEMAEELLRKLRQKQGNWVEWGQACSYLQKAGYNPQAIFESTGFEPIQQNQVIVGSQVYHSIEKAGASEAVRSHYSQRGSDILYELRLLTQEERAAAAELTFTHKLDCDEAREIARAIKDFSRFRNPPEGFSRHPGDAVAYQSWKLARQNSDLQVRSRLIAKGLKFAHTPTARKQIEQLLTDFTVESQKPAPTIPFYRLESVSELPRILPVVGEMPLQTSDLQAVPLVEEMGAFRIVKFAGEQAWVPLPGWQVVLAAQDPVVIISSSDRLPNPNYLPTESILVLCDRAQREWDADSYFVVDQGGELDFQWFDSPPEIKILGRIVVAIRPKKILDEEFSKDSWQYEE encoded by the coding sequence ATGACTGACTTACCACTGAACCCAGAGAATTCCTACGCGGAAATGGCAGAGGAGTTACTACGAAAATTGCGGCAAAAGCAAGGTAATTGGGTAGAGTGGGGACAGGCTTGTAGTTACTTACAAAAAGCCGGTTACAATCCCCAAGCAATTTTTGAATCTACAGGGTTTGAGCCAATTCAGCAGAACCAGGTAATTGTTGGCTCTCAGGTTTATCATTCCATCGAAAAAGCTGGAGCTTCGGAAGCTGTGCGATCGCACTATTCCCAAAGAGGTAGTGATATTCTCTATGAATTACGCTTACTCACCCAGGAAGAACGAGCCGCAGCCGCAGAGTTAACCTTTACCCACAAGCTTGATTGTGATGAAGCGCGGGAAATTGCCAGAGCAATTAAAGATTTTTCCCGATTCCGTAACCCCCCAGAGGGTTTTTCTCGCCACCCAGGGGATGCTGTCGCCTACCAATCTTGGAAACTAGCTCGACAAAATTCTGATTTACAAGTGCGATCGCGGCTGATTGCCAAGGGCTTAAAATTTGCTCACACCCCTACAGCCAGAAAGCAAATTGAACAATTACTCACAGATTTCACCGTTGAATCCCAAAAACCAGCCCCGACTATTCCTTTTTATCGCCTAGAGTCTGTCTCGGAATTACCGCGAATTCTTCCCGTTGTCGGAGAAATGCCACTACAAACCTCAGACTTGCAAGCAGTTCCCTTGGTGGAGGAAATGGGGGCTTTCCGCATAGTCAAGTTTGCAGGAGAGCAGGCTTGGGTTCCTCTCCCTGGCTGGCAGGTTGTTCTGGCTGCCCAAGACCCAGTAGTGATTATTTCTAGTAGCGATCGCCTACCCAACCCTAACTACTTACCTACAGAGTCCATCCTAGTCCTGTGCGATCGCGCTCAACGAGAATGGGATGCTGACAGTTATTTCGTTGTTGACCAAGGCGGAGAACTTGACTTTCAATGGTTTGACAGCCCCCCAGAAATCAAAATTCTCGGACGTATTGTTGTTGCTATCCGTCCCAAGAAAATTCTTGATGAAGAATTCAGTAAAGATTCTTGGCAGTATGAAGAGTAA
- a CDS encoding response regulator, translating into MTIEKPKKQKILVVDDEPDNLDLLYRTFRRDFQVLKADSGISALQVLADEGEVAVIISDQRMPEMKGTEFLSKTVPQFPNTVRIILTGFTDIEDLVEAINAGQVYKYITKPWDPGELKAVVQRAAETYDLLNQRTEELRRANAQMALVSSLVQVAQQAGSVDKTLQSLATSFGESFTANGCILQLVTGNSLAEQQASYGTSGQIVNWLNQDFLTSEAIATQELQLSLNIPKDARLTQATYYPENGVEAHVIIPVTYLGKVLAVISLQWHKPHTLREDELKLMHLSAQLLGVICHSL; encoded by the coding sequence ATGACCATAGAGAAGCCAAAAAAGCAAAAAATTCTGGTAGTGGATGATGAACCGGATAATCTTGACCTTCTATATCGAACTTTTCGTAGAGATTTCCAGGTATTGAAAGCCGATAGTGGTATTAGTGCTCTACAAGTTTTGGCTGATGAAGGGGAAGTAGCGGTAATTATCTCCGACCAACGGATGCCAGAAATGAAAGGGACGGAGTTTCTCAGTAAGACTGTACCCCAGTTCCCAAATACTGTGAGAATAATCCTCACGGGATTTACAGATATTGAAGATTTGGTTGAGGCAATCAATGCTGGTCAGGTTTATAAGTATATTACCAAGCCCTGGGACCCTGGCGAACTCAAAGCAGTTGTGCAGCGAGCCGCAGAAACCTATGATTTACTGAATCAACGTACCGAAGAATTAAGACGTGCCAATGCTCAAATGGCGTTGGTATCATCTTTAGTGCAAGTTGCCCAACAAGCAGGTAGTGTGGATAAGACTCTCCAAAGTTTGGCTACCAGCTTTGGTGAAAGTTTTACCGCTAATGGCTGTATCTTGCAGTTAGTTACAGGTAATTCTTTGGCAGAACAGCAAGCTTCTTACGGTACAAGTGGTCAAATTGTCAACTGGTTAAATCAAGATTTTCTCACCAGTGAGGCGATCGCCACCCAGGAATTACAGCTTTCTTTGAATATACCTAAGGATGCAAGGCTGACACAGGCAACCTACTACCCTGAGAACGGTGTGGAAGCTCATGTAATTATTCCTGTAACTTATTTAGGTAAAGTTTTAGCCGTTATCTCTTTGCAGTGGCATAAACCCCATACCTTACGAGAAGATGAACTTAAACTGATGCATCTATCAGCTCAGTTATTGGGAGTGATTTGTCATAGTCTCTAG